The Parabacteroides sp. AD58 genome includes a window with the following:
- the mobV gene encoding MobV family relaxase: protein MGYFSLDIKKAKGSSDTVQSDHIERRIIPKNADPTRTHLNRVLIEYPDGVHGRDEAIAHRLNTAGIKRKITHDQVRVVRVVLSGTHEDMMDIQENGRLDEWCSDSIQWLQATFGRENVVAAHLHMDEKTPHIHAAIVPIVTGERRKAKKEQEDGKRKYHKKANTVRLCADDLFNRQTLIAYHDNYARVMAKYGLQRGVRGSEARHTTTTQYYRDIQKKNAALDAENKRLQEQKTETEQELRQAKKEVQTEKLKGAATTAATYIAESVGSLFGSNKVKTLERENTALYREVATHEETIEILQNRIHTMQTEHNRQLLEIQQNHRKEMAEKSVRHKDEVSGLKRIIEKLCAWFPMAKEIMRIESLCRLVGFNERQTTTLTYGKPLIYEGKLYSEEHNRSFTTERAGFQVVKDPADKSKLTLVINRQPIGEWFREQFDRLRQSIRQPIQPQRKSRGIT from the coding sequence ATGGGATATTTTTCATTGGACATAAAGAAAGCAAAAGGTTCATCGGACACCGTACAATCCGACCATATAGAGAGAAGAATCATACCTAAAAACGCAGACCCGACAAGAACGCATCTGAACAGGGTACTTATAGAATACCCCGATGGCGTTCATGGCAGGGATGAAGCGATTGCCCACAGGCTGAACACGGCAGGCATCAAGCGGAAGATTACACATGACCAAGTCCGTGTAGTCCGAGTGGTTCTGTCGGGAACACATGAGGACATGATGGACATACAGGAAAACGGAAGACTTGACGAATGGTGCAGCGACAGCATCCAATGGCTGCAAGCCACATTCGGCAGGGAGAACGTGGTTGCCGCCCATCTTCACATGGACGAGAAGACACCGCATATCCATGCAGCCATTGTTCCCATCGTGACAGGTGAAAGGCGCAAAGCCAAGAAAGAGCAGGAAGACGGCAAACGGAAGTATCACAAGAAAGCAAATACCGTCCGTTTGTGTGCCGATGACCTGTTCAACCGTCAGACCTTGATTGCGTACCACGACAATTATGCAAGGGTTATGGCTAAATACGGATTACAGCGAGGTGTGCGAGGTTCCGAAGCACGGCACACCACCACGACACAGTATTATCGGGACATACAGAAAAAGAACGCTGCCCTTGATGCAGAAAACAAGCGGTTACAGGAGCAGAAAACCGAAACCGAACAGGAACTCAGACAAGCCAAGAAAGAGGTACAGACCGAGAAACTGAAAGGTGCAGCCACCACCGCAGCGACCTACATAGCTGAAAGTGTCGGTTCTCTTTTCGGGAGCAACAAGGTCAAGACTTTGGAAAGGGAGAACACCGCCCTGTATCGGGAAGTTGCCACCCATGAGGAAACCATTGAGATACTGCAAAACCGCATACACACGATGCAAACCGAGCACAACCGCCAGTTGTTGGAAATACAGCAGAATCACCGTAAGGAGATGGCGGAAAAAAGTGTCAGACACAAAGATGAAGTATCAGGTTTGAAACGCATTATCGAAAAGCTGTGTGCATGGTTTCCTATGGCAAAGGAAATTATGAGAATAGAGAGCCTGTGCCGCCTTGTCGGGTTCAATGAAAGGCAGACCACGACATTGACTTATGGTAAGCCTTTGATATACGAGGGCAAACTTTATTCGGAGGAACATAATCGGAGTTTTACGACAGAAAGAGCAGGCTTTCAAGTGGTGAAAGACCCTGCGGACAAGTCTAAACTGACACTCGTAATCAACCGCCAGCCCATAGGCGAATGGTTCAGGGAACAGTTCGACAGGCTACGGCAGAGCATACGACAGCCAATTCAACCACAAAGGAAAAGTAGAGGAATTACATAA
- a CDS encoding MFS transporter yields MEKIRNWKQDFYTIWAGQAVSLITSGVLQMAIIWHLTNTTGSAMVLSMATLVGFLPQAVLGSAIGVLVDRWNRKMVMIGADVIIACAGLVLTVISLSAELPVWIVMLILFIRSVGTAFHSPALSAVTPLLVPEEQLVKCAGYTQSIQSASFILSPAIAAFLYAKWGLNSAVALDVFGAIIACITVAMVHIPKQPIEALQQENFFTELRIGYNAIRQNKALFTLLWIGAINMFIYMPINALFPLMSMNYFEGSTLHASVVEIVFAVGMLLGGLLLGAWGGFKKRMANIIGSIFLMGVSLTVSGLLPTNGFMIFAICCTLMGFSAPFYNGVQTALFQEQIQPEYLGRVFGLLGSIMSFAMPLGLVVSGAFADQIGVNRWFLFSGMAILLLAIIALCLPQLRKVDNQKQKS; encoded by the coding sequence ATGGAAAAAATCAGAAATTGGAAACAAGATTTCTATACAATATGGGCGGGGCAAGCTGTGTCCCTGATAACAAGTGGGGTTCTTCAAATGGCCATCATCTGGCATCTGACAAATACAACAGGGTCTGCGATGGTGTTGTCAATGGCGACCTTGGTTGGGTTTCTACCTCAAGCGGTTTTAGGTTCTGCAATCGGAGTACTTGTTGACCGCTGGAACCGGAAAATGGTCATGATTGGTGCAGATGTCATCATAGCTTGTGCTGGACTGGTACTTACCGTAATTTCCCTGTCAGCGGAACTACCTGTATGGATAGTAATGCTCATCCTCTTCATTAGAAGCGTTGGCACTGCATTCCATTCCCCTGCGTTAAGTGCGGTAACACCTCTTTTAGTGCCTGAAGAACAGTTAGTCAAATGTGCCGGCTACACCCAGTCCATCCAATCGGCAAGTTTCATCCTAAGTCCGGCAATTGCCGCTTTTCTCTATGCAAAATGGGGGTTGAATTCTGCGGTTGCCCTTGACGTATTCGGAGCAATAATTGCCTGTATCACTGTTGCAATGGTTCACATCCCAAAACAACCGATTGAAGCGCTGCAGCAAGAAAACTTTTTCACCGAACTGCGCATTGGCTATAACGCAATACGACAAAATAAAGCTCTTTTCACATTGCTTTGGATAGGAGCAATCAATATGTTCATTTATATGCCAATCAATGCGCTATTTCCGCTGATGAGTATGAATTATTTCGAGGGAAGTACCTTGCATGCTTCCGTGGTGGAAATTGTTTTTGCAGTTGGTATGTTGTTGGGCGGACTTCTATTGGGCGCATGGGGAGGTTTCAAAAAGCGCATGGCAAATATCATCGGCTCTATCTTTCTTATGGGAGTGTCATTGACTGTTTCCGGCTTGCTACCAACCAATGGTTTTATGATATTTGCGATATGTTGTACGTTGATGGGCTTTTCTGCCCCATTCTATAATGGAGTACAGACCGCGCTATTTCAAGAACAGATACAACCCGAGTATTTAGGGCGTGTTTTCGGACTTCTTGGCAGCATCATGTCGTTTGCCATGCCGCTTGGGTTGGTAGTGTCGGGTGCATTTGCAGACCAAATCGGGGTAAACCGTTGGTTTTTGTTCTCAGGTATGGCTATTCTGCTTCTCGCTATAATAGCCTTATGTCTTCCACAACTTAGAAAGGTCGACAATCAAAAACAAAAATCATGA
- a CDS encoding primase-helicase family protein translates to MSANKQQDSHRPPSDGGMAKEEFIRVGTTLYKIVEQPKLNGGYVRKRIAWNNETLRQDYGKDYIGSVPKYDGFCTVPEHIGYHPVVGKFLNLYEPIDHQPKEGDFSHIQSLVGHIFGEQYELGMDYLQLLYLYPIQKLPILLLVSEERNTGKSTFLNFLKLLFQNNVTFNTNEDFRSQFNSDWAGKLLIVVDEVLLNRREDSERLKNLSTTLSYKVEAKGKDRDEIAFFAKFVLCSNNEYLPVIIDAGETRYWVRKIDRLQSDDTDFLQKLKAEIPAFLHFLQHRTLSTEKESRMWFAPSLLHTEALQKIIRSNRNRLEIEMHELILDIMDSVGTDTFSFCYNDILLLLVHSQVKVEKHQVRKVLQECWKLTPAPNGLTYTTYQFNYNRECRYEPVKRVGRFYSVTREQLESL, encoded by the coding sequence ATGTCAGCTAACAAACAACAAGACAGCCACAGACCGCCATCGGATGGTGGCATGGCAAAGGAGGAATTCATCCGAGTGGGGACTACGCTTTACAAGATTGTGGAGCAGCCCAAACTGAACGGAGGGTATGTAAGGAAACGCATAGCATGGAACAACGAAACCCTGCGCCAAGACTACGGCAAGGACTACATCGGCAGCGTTCCCAAGTATGACGGCTTCTGCACCGTACCCGAACACATCGGCTACCATCCCGTGGTCGGCAAGTTCCTTAACCTCTATGAACCGATAGACCACCAACCTAAAGAGGGCGATTTCTCGCATATCCAATCTTTGGTAGGTCACATCTTCGGGGAGCAATACGAGTTGGGCATGGACTACCTACAACTGCTCTACTTGTACCCCATTCAAAAGCTGCCTATCCTGCTGTTGGTATCAGAGGAACGCAACACAGGCAAAAGCACATTTCTGAATTTTCTAAAACTCCTATTTCAGAACAATGTAACCTTTAACACCAACGAGGATTTCCGTAGCCAATTCAATTCCGACTGGGCCGGCAAACTGCTTATCGTGGTGGACGAGGTGCTGCTCAACCGTAGGGAGGACAGCGAGCGGTTGAAGAACCTAAGCACCACACTTTCCTACAAGGTGGAAGCCAAAGGCAAAGACCGTGACGAGATAGCGTTTTTCGCCAAGTTCGTGCTATGCTCCAACAACGAGTACTTGCCTGTAATCATTGATGCAGGGGAAACACGCTATTGGGTACGCAAGATAGACCGCTTGCAGTCTGATGATACCGACTTCCTGCAAAAGCTGAAAGCGGAGATACCCGCCTTTCTTCATTTCCTGCAACACAGAACACTATCCACCGAAAAGGAAAGCCGTATGTGGTTTGCTCCATCGCTGTTGCATACCGAAGCCTTGCAGAAGATAATCCGCAGCAACCGTAACCGACTGGAGATAGAGATGCACGAGCTGATACTTGACATCATGGATAGTGTCGGCACGGACACATTCTCGTTCTGCTACAACGACATTCTTCTGTTGCTGGTACACTCGCAGGTAAAAGTGGAGAAGCACCAAGTCCGAAAGGTGTTGCAGGAGTGTTGGAAACTTACGCCTGCACCCAACGGACTGACCTATACCACCTACCAATTCAACTACAATCGGGAGTGTCGGTATGAGCCTGTAAAACGGGTCGGTCGTTTCTATTCTGTCACGAGGGAACAACTTGAATCCCTGTAA
- a CDS encoding HU family DNA-binding protein → MGIRYKLVPRKDFSKGALEDAKLYYPQLLNNGNISFDEVCEAVAEQTALTRADVKACLDRLAYIISTNLKAGRSVNLGDLGSFRVALSSSGATTPEEYDASTMMRPMKVVYTAGKSIQEIRSKATFDRIKTEEAGG, encoded by the coding sequence ATGGGAATACGGTACAAATTAGTCCCACGGAAGGACTTTTCGAAAGGGGCGCTTGAGGATGCCAAGCTCTATTACCCCCAGTTATTGAATAATGGAAATATCAGTTTTGACGAGGTGTGCGAAGCAGTAGCCGAACAGACGGCCCTGACCCGGGCGGATGTGAAGGCGTGCCTGGACCGGTTGGCTTATATCATTTCGACCAACCTGAAGGCAGGGCGAAGCGTTAATCTGGGCGACTTGGGTTCGTTTCGGGTGGCACTGAGCAGTTCGGGTGCGACTACCCCGGAAGAGTATGACGCTTCGACAATGATGCGCCCGATGAAGGTGGTTTATACGGCGGGAAAATCCATCCAGGAAATCCGTTCAAAAGCTACTTTCGACCGCATCAAAACGGAAGAGGCAGGCGGATGA
- a CDS encoding DUF3868 domain-containing protein encodes MKKLYTFIYMLGCTSFLYAQNPEEGTFLVKEKNAERVGNDLVITLKADISSLQLSRNQSLVCTPLVESGDSIRALDPIIINGKVRHILYERMERTDKKEVEIRRYNDTEQQVDCLVRTPYADWMEKADVTLVMDDCGCGWKALSQNRDKLFALNFAEPVVIDPMLVYVKPAPEEVKARHLDGSAYLDFPVNQITINPDYRNNSAELKKIQQTVEAVKNDPYATITSLSIKGYASPEGTYKGNAYLAENRAKALLDYVKEHYDLSGVELSVDFEPEDWEGLEAAVEKGNLPDKEELLAIIRADEPVDWDAREWKLKTLNGGTSYKVLLRDVYPALRHSDYRVNYNIRNFTVDEAKQIIQSDPSKLSLNEMFLVAETYEVGSEPFNEVFEVAVRMYPNDPVSNLNAAISAVNTRQLDKAKRYLAKANDCPEKQLAEASILMLEGKLTEAKVLLEKLRHEPAVAAQAEENIRQIDGQQ; translated from the coding sequence ATGAAAAAGCTCTATACATTCATCTATATGTTGGGGTGTACGTCTTTCTTGTATGCCCAGAATCCGGAAGAAGGTACTTTTTTAGTAAAGGAGAAGAACGCCGAACGTGTAGGAAATGATTTGGTGATTACCCTGAAGGCCGACATCAGTTCGCTGCAACTCTCGCGTAACCAGTCGTTGGTTTGTACACCCTTGGTAGAGAGTGGTGACAGCATCCGGGCGTTAGACCCGATTATCATTAATGGAAAAGTGCGCCACATCCTGTACGAACGCATGGAACGGACTGATAAGAAGGAAGTGGAAATTAGACGCTATAATGATACAGAACAACAGGTAGATTGCCTGGTCCGTACGCCGTATGCCGACTGGATGGAGAAGGCGGATGTGACGTTGGTGATGGACGACTGCGGCTGCGGTTGGAAAGCCTTGTCGCAAAACCGGGATAAATTGTTTGCCCTGAATTTTGCCGAACCGGTTGTTATCGACCCGATGCTGGTCTATGTGAAACCGGCTCCCGAAGAGGTAAAAGCCCGTCATCTGGACGGTAGCGCCTACCTCGATTTTCCGGTAAACCAGATCACCATCAATCCCGACTATCGTAACAACTCTGCCGAATTAAAGAAGATCCAACAGACCGTCGAGGCGGTGAAGAACGATCCATATGCGACGATTACCAGTCTGTCGATCAAGGGCTATGCTTCTCCCGAAGGTACATATAAGGGAAACGCTTATTTGGCTGAAAATCGTGCCAAGGCTTTATTGGATTATGTAAAAGAACACTACGACCTCTCGGGCGTGGAACTGTCGGTCGATTTTGAGCCGGAGGACTGGGAAGGCCTGGAAGCGGCTGTAGAAAAAGGCAACTTGCCGGATAAGGAAGAATTGCTGGCCATCATCCGTGCCGACGAACCGGTGGATTGGGATGCCCGCGAATGGAAACTGAAAACGCTGAATGGGGGTACTTCTTATAAGGTTTTGTTGCGTGATGTATATCCTGCCTTACGCCACTCTGATTATCGGGTAAATTATAATATTCGCAACTTTACGGTGGACGAGGCGAAACAGATCATCCAGTCTGATCCTTCGAAGTTGAGTTTGAACGAGATGTTCCTAGTGGCGGAAACGTATGAGGTAGGCAGCGAACCGTTCAACGAAGTGTTTGAAGTGGCGGTACGCATGTACCCGAACGATCCGGTTTCTAACCTGAATGCGGCGATCAGTGCGGTGAATACCCGCCAGCTCGACAAGGCAAAACGCTATCTGGCCAAGGCAAACGACTGCCCCGAAAAGCAACTGGCCGAGGCTTCGATCCTGATGTTGGAAGGGAAGCTGACCGAGGCAAAAGTTCTCTTGGAAAAACTCCGGCATGAACCGGCTGTGGCAGCTCAGGCCGAAGAAAATATCCGTCAGATTGATGGACAACAATAG
- a CDS encoding toprim domain-containing protein codes for MNIQEVKQIRIADYLQSLGYTPVKQQGSSFWYKSPLREETDASFKVNTELNKWYDFGLGKGGNIIALAAELYHTEDVTCLLKRIEERTPYIRPASFSFGKQQSDNRTYRVLRVGELSSPALIAYLQERGIDIELAKRECKELRFENADKPYFAIGFPNMARGYEVRNRYFKGCVAPKDITHIRQQKEPRTVCYLFEGFMDYLSFLTIRVKNNPQHPRLNAQDYVILNSVSNLSKAESILATYTRIGCFLDNDTAGRNAYANLQRMLGDRLQDMSVHYAGYNDLNEYLCKKLLSQSTEPIKEEKQVQSARRMMQPPKKKGLKI; via the coding sequence ATGAACATACAAGAAGTTAAACAAATCAGAATCGCAGACTATCTGCAAAGTTTGGGTTACACGCCCGTCAAGCAACAGGGCAGCAGCTTTTGGTACAAATCACCGCTGAGAGAGGAAACGGACGCATCTTTCAAGGTAAACACAGAACTCAACAAATGGTACGATTTTGGACTTGGCAAGGGCGGTAACATCATCGCATTGGCAGCGGAACTCTACCATACGGAAGATGTAACCTGCCTGTTGAAGCGCATAGAGGAACGGACACCATACATCCGCCCTGCATCGTTTTCTTTTGGCAAGCAGCAATCCGACAACCGCACTTATCGGGTATTAAGAGTTGGCGAGCTGTCATCACCTGCGCTCATTGCCTATCTGCAAGAAAGGGGGATAGACATTGAACTCGCCAAAAGGGAGTGTAAGGAACTGCGGTTTGAGAATGCCGACAAACCCTATTTCGCCATCGGCTTCCCGAATATGGCAAGAGGGTATGAAGTGCGTAATAGATACTTCAAGGGATGTGTCGCCCCGAAGGACATCACCCATATCCGACAGCAAAAAGAGCCACGAACCGTCTGTTATCTTTTCGAGGGCTTCATGGATTATCTCTCGTTCCTGACCATCCGAGTAAAGAACAATCCGCAACACCCACGATTGAATGCACAGGATTACGTCATTCTCAACTCCGTTTCCAACCTCTCGAAAGCGGAAAGCATATTGGCAACCTATACCCGAATCGGCTGTTTCCTTGACAATGACACAGCAGGACGGAACGCATACGCCAACCTGCAACGGATGTTGGGTGACCGCTTGCAGGATATGTCGGTTCACTATGCAGGGTATAATGACTTGAACGAGTACCTGTGCAAAAAACTCTTGTCCCAATCGACAGAGCCGATAAAGGAGGAGAAGCAAGTACAATCCGCAAGGCGGATGATGCAGCCACCGAAAAAGAAAGGGCTGAAAATATAG
- a CDS encoding fimbria major subunit, whose product MMNFKSTLWALAFACVAVSCSDDVEDGLDNNEGNELNGPTTYMKVTISSTPTTKATGGEEGDEPNGEIGDVSEYKVNDVTVILFSNSDGTEPNTFDGSSKLVAAGYKDGIAQMETSSEIWHSRTTATVTITVTDPKQANSFDGKTYGIIAVTNLGGREVLCDRIKEDDIYVGSELANFLQKEAWNSTNGFVMSTHNDKYNSGGSVSIFDKVTLKAGTNATNAPTASVHVERLAAKIRINEADDITDFIYTVNKGEETEAKVRLDQVAIVNKLTSGTYLLKRVTSQLTDGYSDLPAEVTNDLLLGNESAGDEGIALNYVIDPWTRVKETITPASDNLDQRDALVGASLTSPSVTAKLSYDNDFYEASYTEMWTSFGEDKVDLSSNIDATFPLHLAYTQENTTSLKMQKNGYSTGALFKATYFPKKWAVTKTIVSGTTIGKVEADDIDYNGDEEGTGYGDIGSSTVVPTDFKFYVYEGNVYKDYEAIFNEFVWTQQEPLDGQAGVTIYSYTDFTDTNIENIKVADFFNHLLAEFSDPFDYIDSLKKTYDTNGDGKYDTNDTDYNADKTFMAADAIDTYLSADANKATINAVVLPYEGGVCYYPYWIRHASNNIPTKMSVMEFAIVRNNIYDMTVTGISGLGLSGAEKPDPSKDDEEDKYYFNVEIYVKNWVVRSNSGIIL is encoded by the coding sequence ATGATGAATTTTAAAAGTACATTATGGGCACTTGCCTTCGCTTGCGTGGCGGTGTCGTGTTCAGACGACGTGGAAGACGGGCTGGACAACAATGAAGGAAATGAACTGAATGGACCGACTACCTATATGAAGGTGACAATCAGTTCGACTCCAACAACAAAGGCTACTGGAGGTGAAGAAGGGGATGAGCCTAATGGAGAAATTGGTGATGTAAGCGAATATAAGGTGAACGATGTGACAGTGATCCTTTTTAGTAATTCTGATGGCACAGAACCAAATACATTTGATGGTTCAAGTAAATTGGTTGCTGCGGGTTATAAAGATGGCATAGCTCAGATGGAAACCAGTAGTGAAATATGGCACAGCCGCACGACTGCAACGGTAACTATTACTGTGACCGATCCAAAACAGGCGAATTCTTTTGATGGGAAGACTTACGGTATTATTGCTGTGACCAACCTTGGTGGAAGAGAAGTATTGTGTGACCGTATCAAGGAGGATGATATTTATGTAGGATCAGAGTTGGCAAACTTTCTTCAAAAAGAAGCTTGGAACTCCACTAATGGTTTCGTAATGTCTACTCATAATGATAAATATAATAGTGGTGGTTCAGTCTCAATCTTTGATAAGGTAACATTAAAAGCGGGTACGAATGCTACGAACGCTCCGACCGCTTCGGTTCATGTTGAGCGTTTGGCCGCCAAGATACGCATTAATGAGGCTGATGATATCACCGACTTTATTTATACAGTTAACAAAGGAGAAGAAACAGAAGCCAAGGTCCGTCTGGATCAGGTGGCTATCGTCAACAAGCTGACCAGCGGTACTTATTTGCTGAAGCGGGTGACTTCACAGTTGACTGATGGTTATTCGGATCTGCCGGCAGAGGTAACTAATGATCTGTTATTGGGCAATGAGTCTGCTGGCGATGAAGGAATTGCCCTGAACTACGTGATTGACCCATGGACAAGAGTTAAAGAGACAATCACACCGGCTTCGGACAACTTGGATCAAAGAGACGCATTGGTAGGCGCAAGCTTGACTTCGCCATCTGTAACCGCAAAATTGAGTTATGACAATGATTTTTATGAGGCAAGCTATACCGAGATGTGGACATCTTTTGGTGAAGATAAGGTGGATTTGTCTTCAAACATCGACGCTACATTCCCCTTGCATCTGGCATACACGCAGGAGAACACTACCTCTTTAAAGATGCAAAAGAACGGCTATTCTACCGGGGCACTCTTTAAGGCAACTTACTTCCCTAAGAAGTGGGCAGTTACTAAAACAATTGTTTCCGGTACGACAATCGGAAAAGTTGAGGCTGATGATATTGACTATAATGGCGATGAGGAAGGAACAGGTTATGGCGATATAGGTAGTTCTACTGTGGTTCCGACTGATTTCAAGTTCTATGTTTACGAAGGAAACGTCTACAAGGACTATGAGGCTATCTTCAATGAGTTCGTTTGGACACAGCAGGAACCGTTGGACGGTCAAGCTGGCGTGACGATCTACAGCTACACCGACTTCACAGATACGAACATTGAAAACATCAAGGTGGCTGATTTCTTCAACCATCTGCTGGCCGAATTCTCGGATCCGTTCGACTACATTGATTCCTTGAAAAAGACGTATGACACGAATGGTGATGGCAAATATGACACGAATGATACTGACTATAATGCGGACAAGACTTTTATGGCAGCAGACGCTATTGACACCTACTTGTCTGCTGATGCCAACAAGGCAACCATCAATGCGGTAGTTCTACCTTATGAGGGTGGCGTATGCTACTATCCGTACTGGATTCGTCACGCCAGCAATAATATTCCAACAAAGATGTCTGTTATGGAGTTCGCCATTGTGCGTAACAACATTTACGATATGACCGTAACTGGCATCAGTGGCCTTGGGCTTTCTGGAGCTGAAAAGCCGGATCCAAGTAAGGATGACGAGGAGGATAAGTACTACTTTAACGTCGAGATCTACGTCAAGAACTGGGTAGTCCGCTCTAACAGTGGCATCATCCTCTAA
- a CDS encoding site-specific integrase, with the protein MRSTFKVLFYVKKGSEKPNGNLPLMCRITVDGEIKQFSCKMDVPLRLWDVKNNRASGKSAEAQRINRAVDKIRVEINRRYQELMQTDGYVTAAKLKDAYLGIGIKQETLLKLFEQHNSEFAKKVGHSRAKGTFRRYVTVCKHIREFLPHTYKREDIPLKELNLSFINDFEYFLRTEKKCRTNTIWGYMIVLKHIISIARNDGRLPFNPFAGYINSPESVDRGYITREEIHTMMNTDMPDKTHELVRDLFLFSTFTGLAYSDVKNLTEDNLQTFFDGNLWIITRRKKTNTESNIRLLDVPRKIIEKYRGMTRDNKVFPMPSNTTCNKKLKAIAKLCGIKVHLTYHVARHSAATTVLLSNGVPIETVSRLLGHTNIKTTQIYAKITAQKISQDMETLSHKLEDMEKNICNAIQ; encoded by the coding sequence ATGAGAAGTACATTTAAGGTATTGTTCTACGTGAAGAAAGGCAGTGAGAAACCCAACGGCAACCTGCCTTTGATGTGTCGCATTACGGTGGACGGAGAGATTAAGCAGTTCAGTTGCAAGATGGATGTTCCCTTGCGCCTGTGGGACGTGAAGAACAACCGTGCTTCGGGTAAGAGTGCCGAAGCGCAAAGAATCAACCGTGCCGTTGACAAAATCAGAGTGGAGATAAACCGCCGTTATCAAGAGTTGATGCAGACGGACGGTTATGTCACTGCTGCCAAGTTGAAAGATGCCTATCTCGGCATCGGTATCAAACAGGAAACCTTGCTAAAACTGTTTGAACAACACAACAGCGAATTTGCCAAGAAAGTGGGACACAGCAGGGCAAAAGGAACATTCCGACGTTATGTTACCGTCTGCAAGCACATCCGTGAGTTCCTACCCCATACCTACAAGCGTGAAGATATTCCGTTAAAAGAGTTGAACCTCTCGTTCATCAACGACTTCGAGTATTTCCTGCGTACTGAGAAAAAATGCCGCACCAATACCATTTGGGGCTACATGATTGTGCTGAAACACATTATTTCCATAGCGAGGAATGACGGTCGTCTGCCGTTCAATCCCTTTGCAGGGTACATCAACTCTCCCGAAAGCGTGGACAGAGGGTATATTACGAGAGAGGAGATACACACAATGATGAACACCGATATGCCCGACAAGACACACGAGCTTGTCAGGGATTTATTTCTGTTCTCCACCTTTACAGGTTTGGCATATTCCGATGTCAAGAACCTTACGGAAGACAACCTGCAAACATTCTTTGACGGAAATCTGTGGATTATCACCCGAAGAAAGAAAACTAACACGGAATCCAATATCCGATTGTTGGATGTTCCCCGAAAGATAATAGAGAAGTACAGGGGTATGACAAGAGATAATAAAGTATTCCCCATGCCGAGTAACACGACTTGCAACAAGAAGCTGAAAGCCATTGCCAAGTTGTGCGGTATAAAAGTCCACTTGACCTATCATGTAGCAAGACATTCGGCAGCGACCACTGTGCTGTTATCCAACGGAGTACCCATTGAAACCGTCAGCCGACTTTTGGGACATACCAACATAAAAACGACCCAAATTTACGCAAAAATCACAGCCCAAAAGATTAGTCAGGATATGGAAACATTGTCGCACAAACTGGAGGATATGGAAAAGAACATTTGCAATGCCATTCAGTAA